In Peromyscus leucopus breed LL Stock chromosome 16_21, UCI_PerLeu_2.1, whole genome shotgun sequence, a single genomic region encodes these proteins:
- the LOC114682691 gene encoding olfactory receptor 14J1-like: MLVRNITTMSGFLLMGFSDNHELQILHALLFLVTYLLGSAGNFIIITITTLDPQLQSPMYYFLKHLSLLDLSSLSVTVPQYIENSLAGSGYISYSQCMLQVFFFTDFAWGELAILTVMSYDRYVAICFPLHYEVIMCPRKCRLAVTVVWLSSGIPGTLYIATISSIRFCGPKIIHQFFCDVPQLLKLSCSNDYLGVMGVAGFLSAVAFACFVGIVLSYVHIFSTVLRMPSAEGRSKVFSTCLPHLFVVSLFLSTGCYAYLNSTSESPTALDFLFSIFYTVLSPTLNPVIYSLRNETIRSGIRRLLLSTKLSG; the protein is encoded by the coding sequence ATGCTTGTGAGAAATATAACCACAATGAGTGGATTCCTCCTAATGGGCTTCTCTGACAACCATGAGCTACAGATCTTGCATGCTTTGCTCTTCTTGGTGACATATCTATTGGGATCAGCAGGTAActtcatcattatcaccatcaccacactGGACCCGCAGCTCCAATCTCCAATGTATTACTTCCTGAAGCACCTTTCCCTTCTGGACCTCTCATCCCTTTCTGTCACAGTTCCCCAGTATATTGAGAATTCCCTGGCAGGCAGTGGATACATTTCATATAGCCAGTGCATGCTGCAGGtttttttcttcacagatttTGCCTGGGGTGAATTGGCCATTCTCACAGTGATGTCGTATGATCGTTATGTGGCCATTTGCTTTCCACTGCACTATGAGGTCATCATGTGTCCCAGAAAGTGTAGGTTGGCTGTGACAGTTGTATGGCTAAGCAGTGGCATCCCAGGAACCTTGTATATAGCAACCATATCCTCTATCAGGTTCTGCGGGCCCAAAATAATCCACCAGTTCTTCTGTGATGTCCCCCAGTTGCTCAAGCTCTCCTGCTCTAATGATTACCTTGGAGTGATGGGAGTGGCTGGTTTCCTGTCTGCAGTGGCCTTTGCCTGCTTTGTTGGGATTGTCCTCTCCTATGTCCACATATTCTCCACAGTTCTCAGGATGCCCTCTGCTGAAGGCCGGTCTAAGGTCTTCTCTACCTGCCTGCCCCACCTTTTTGTTGTCTCATTGTTTCTTTCCACAGGCTGCTATGCATATCTAAACTCAACTTCAGAGTCTCCAACTGCTTTAGATTTCTTGTTCTCTATCTTTTACACAGTACTGTCTCCAACACTCAACCCTGTTATCTACAGTCTGAGGAATGAGACCATAAGGAGTGGCATAAGGAGGTTACTGTTGAGTACAAAACTCAGTGGTTAG